The sequence GAGTCGATGTTCAACATGAAGGCCCGCAGCAAGGTCGGGGCGAGCGGGATCTGGCAGTTCATGCCCAGCACGGGCCGGCTATACGTGAGCATCGACTCGATCGCCGACGAGCGCAACGACCCGATCATGGCCAGCCACGCCGCCGCGAAGCTGCTCAAGTCCAATTACGAGGCCCTGGGCAACTGGCCCCTGGCGATCAACGCCTACAACTCGGGCCGCGGGACCATGCAGCGGGCGATGAGCGTCCTGGGCACCGACGACATCGCGACGATCATCCTCAACTATTCCGGCGGGGTCTACGGCTTCGCCTCGCGGAATTTCTATCCCTGTTTCCTCGCGGCCCTCGAGCTCGCCAATCAATATCCCAAGCACTTCGGCAAGCTGAAGATCAAGCCGGCGCTGAAATACGAATACTACTACCCCAAGAGCCCGCAATTCTTCGGCCAGCTGACCACGGCGGCGGGCGCGAACTGGGACGAGATCGTCCACCTCAACCCGCACTTCTCCGAGGCCGTCCTCTCGGACGCGCGGAAAATCCCCGCCGGCTACCACCTGCGGGTGCCGAAGGGCAGCCAGACGCGCTTCGCCCAGGCCGAGGCGACGATCCTGAACGGCGGCCTCAACCCCACGGCGGTGGCCCAAACCGAGGCCGAGCGCGCCCGCAGCGAACTCGCGCCGGGCTCCTCGTCCGATTCCGGACCGGCCGAAAGCGACTTGATCTCCCCGGCCAACGCGCTAGAACGTTAAGCCACGGAAAGGCACCATGCGCGAGACCATCGCCCACATCCTGAGGCAACGCAAAAAAGAGCCCGTACCGCTCAACGACCTCACCCCGGCGGCGGTCCTGGTGCCCTTGTTCCTGCAAAACGGGCAATATCAAATCCTGTTCACCCAGCGCAGCATGGAGGTCCGGGACCACAAGGGGCAGATCGCCTTCCCCGGCGGGATGTGGGAGAGCTGCGACAACGACCTCAAGGCCACGGCGCTTCGCGAGACCGAGGAAGAGCTGGGCATTCGCCCCGAGGGCGTCGAGGTCCTGGGCGAGTTGAACGAGCTCGTCACCCCGACCGGCTACCACATCACCCCCTTCGTCGGGGTCATCCCCCACCCTTACGAGTACCGC comes from Deltaproteobacteria bacterium PRO3 and encodes:
- a CDS encoding CoA pyrophosphatase; the encoded protein is MRETIAHILRQRKKEPVPLNDLTPAAVLVPLFLQNGQYQILFTQRSMEVRDHKGQIAFPGGMWESCDNDLKATALRETEEELGIRPEGVEVLGELNELVTPTGYHITPFVGVIPHPYEYRLNRQEIAGIIEVPLEHLLEPQNLRLERGEFFNAQTEMPYFQYKQHVIWGATGRITRELVELILDFQRKRAS